The DNA sequence atttatttaaaaatcaaaatgacTGTTTAATGAAAATAAGCTCTATTGCTAGTGAATACAATCATTTTTCTCTTGATAGCTATggctgtaatttatttattagctatgGTTTCTGTGCAGATacttatttaatgaaacaatcaccaattttattaatttaattttttacagaATAGTAAATTGTTCTTTGTAATCACATTGTTAATTTTGAGTGTAGAAATGTTTAAGAATTTCCCATCAACTTAAAACCAACCATTTCATCAGTTTCTATGCAAAGTTCTTCTAGTAAATTCTTTTTAGATTTAGGGTACCCCTCTAGAACTGCATCTAGCATGTCACTACAGATTCTTTTGCGTTTCctaaagaagaaaaaacaaaattataaaatgaaatatctgtacctattttttattagtaaaattctCCATTGACCAAatagttaagtttttttatatatatattcttACCTATATTCTTTAAGCATTTTCTCATGTTCACCAAGTATTTTCTTCTTATCTTCAACACTTATAACCTCTGTGGAGGTTTTCAAAATTTCCAACTTTTTCTCTATGGCCtctgttctatttttaatttcatctaTTTGTGTTTTTGCTGCTGTGGTAGTTGGTGTTGAGACTAGGTTTTTGAGACTAATctcaattgtttttaaagtatttgttttatctgCTAAGTCTTGTGTGAGAGACTTGAACAGAGCATCAtaatctataataaaataaatatagggttaggtataaaaatatgtcaagattgttaattattttgtattaaattaataatgaagtTACTGAACCTGTTACATCTTCATCCTCTCTCACGCTATCAGTCTGTATAGCAGCGTAAACCTTTTGTTTGCCATACAATTTGCATTTTATCTTTCCCGCTTCACTCAAAGCATCTAACGCTTTTTGAATCGCCGTCTTACCAAACGCTCCCCGTAAATTAACTGTTACATCTGCACAAGAATATGGACGATTTGTATCCACTAAATACTTTAACACTGCTTCATTCgccatttcaaaaatataaaagtacacGCACTTCAGTTTTCAAAATCCCGccattgtgatattttatttatttgatatttttgacaGTTGTTGTATGATAGTGATGTGTGTAACATTAAATTAGTAACTTAGTAAGTCGATAAtcgataaataatttttattagttgagaaacatgataattatattagactaaaattttttagttaagattttgcaaataaagtatttataattttaaattaatgctgTGTCGAgggtttaaagaaaaataataaaatacaaatcgataaatttaaaaattgttaccattaaattggtaaatattagaattaaataaaaaatagatgttTAAAAGGTCAATAAACATAAAGAATCCTGCTAGATTAGaccaacataaatatatttagtacaaAATGTTATGGGAGAAATGTGAACATTTTGAGCCTTAAAAACCAGAACCGAGCTGAAGTCATAAACAtagaattaatttgaataaattaaaaacacctGCAATATTAATGAGATGAATGGTGGTTATctaattattatggtataaaACCAATAAAAGCATGTGAATTTATAATGCCTaatgaacgaaaacaaaaacagcaAACTCGAAACACGTTTTGTTACCAACTTGTGAAATTACAAAAAAACACTGATTCTTCAAGGTTAGGAAAAGTTACTTGGAAACAAATCGGTTTTGAACTTTAGACCTTTAACCATTGTGACTAATAATAAAGTCTCCTTGGATATTATGTCGCCGACGTCGCGAACTATACTTCGAATCACTGATATTTCCTCAATACCTACTTAGTGTAACATAATACTGATTTccataaatacctacttatccTTTGTTGTCTTGTTTCAAAGCTTGAAATCATTTCTATTCTATATTCCAGGGTCGGGATGCTACACCATACCTTGAAAGAAATCGTGTTGGACGCGATGCGATTGACTCAGCAGCGGCGCTCACTGACATGGGCAAGTATTTGTTCAGAGAGCGACGCTTGCCCGTGTACGACATTGCCGTTGCAATCACCAagtgagtttatttttaatttaatggtcatatttttagttatttacattacaatacaaGATAGTATTTTTTCTATGATAACATTTACTCCAACTGCTCCAACTGGCTTTAGGCTAagaaaatttcataaaaagtaGATACTTAATTCCATACGAATGGTTGTCATAAATGATAATCATCACTTGTTTTCgacaatatattaatttcaccTTCATATTGCGCGGaacattatgtaataataggtaagatgtttacaaaacattttattcaaataaattttgatgCAATACTGAATGGCAATGTATACGATATTGTACAttactattttgtaataacaaaaattcaagatgacaaatttttaaaGGATTTATTTATCTTGAATTTCTCTTAACTTTCTGAAAAGACTGTCTGTATTTAAGATTTTACGATCGCATTtagaatttatgttttatgtacacTCAAcagcattttataaatattgttttattgtccaTGCGACAATCAGGAACTAAGGTAAGTTGGTAAGTATTTCAATGCttttaaatcttaatttagCGCCattattcaaagttattattttaaatttcggACTATATAGTTCTTAAGACAAGTTAAGGTGAAGGTCAAGGATTTATTATGAAGACAAGCAAACTAATTTGACCAACAGGTATGACATGTGCCGACGTCGCAAGGGTGGTCGCTGTACAAAAGGCACCGCtggtaaattaaattttaaaacaaacgttCATTAGGATGGTGTTGTCAATCGGCGCGGCATTAACCGGCTTGAGAGTGAAACATTAATTATTCGCttcattattcttatttatgaGGTAAAGGATTTGGTAATGGCGCTGAATATTAAAAACGAACACTATACAATAGCCGCTTGCACAAGATGACGTTGTTTTCgtgaaaatatttcagttttatttcatttctcaCGTGAAATGAAGTGAACAAACAATAGCACGACGAGTTGTCGCAGATTGTTCTCAGCAACCAGAGAAATATAGCATCTTATTGAGTTTTATTCTTTCCATGCAATTTCAGACTAGACATGTGCAGAAGACAATATCCCAACGATGCGTGCAATAGAGGGACAGCAGGTAGGCGTGTTAGAAATCTTACATTTTCCAAAAGCACGCCTTTTTCATCAAAGTCCCTCACCTATTTGTTCATAATTTTACACTTTGAATCCCCACTTGAATATACCTTTACCCAACTCCGTGATTCATATTCGCACCTTGTGAATAATATTCTGTCTTTTCTGCAGTGACTTCTTCTAGTTACCTACATTGTAAATCTTTGTGAATGCATCATTTTAGATATTTAGATgttgttgtaaatattaatcTTCTTCCATTGTATGTAGATtggtcataaaaatattttgtattttattatgtgtcTTCGTTGTCTCTATTTacttatacaaattattttatttcaatcgaCTAAATATCtaagcatttattttcattgtcaTGTATTGTTTTTAGATACTATCTGACTTCATCCGTCATTTAAAATGACTCAAGAGTACGTAAATAACAAAGTTATATTAATTTAGGCATGAATTtgctttctaaaataaaattaatagcatgatatttttatgtagttttgtcagttctattacttttaagatatttttcagTAAATTGATACTCAGGAGAAAATTATCGACTTAGTACTATTTGTAGTCGACTTACTAATTTGGCTGAACAAAAAGAGTCCCATCACTACGTGACGTGACTGATAGTGAAAGCGCGGGAAATTTcgattatattttatctatttctgTGTTACTTGTGCTTTTcgcttgttttaatttaaattaacatgtactaaataggtataatattatttaataatatctaaaatggacattaacaaattataaatatgcaaatattaaaatattcttaatctTAATTGCATGCTATAGATAAAATGTTTACTAACGAAAACGGTATCAAAATGGTGGTGCAATATAACGCTTTTGCATGTTTTAATATGTTTGCAATGCATGTTTTGTGTATCCTATCTCCTCAACACTTCACTGTGAGTATATTAatcatatttaagtattttttgtgtCCACAAATCTTTTTTTCACGCATCCATCATCGAACTGTAAGTAGCCTTAGcctatgaatatttattacctttttacCTCGAAGTCCTATGTCCTTACATGTCACGCATTCATTTATAAATCTCAATTCACAATtcttgtacctacttacctattcatttttattttgatacctgTAAACTATACTAATAGGTATCCTCAGATTATTTAgtcctattttttttacaaattcctATTACCACATTCAGTCAAGCTAAGTGCATCAATTATTTTTGGATGTGTCTTGTAATAAGGATACctataattatcataaaaaatcctGTCTATAAATTCCAACTTCAATAAATATACTTACCTTGATAAAGTTTATATACTCacacaattatattaaaaaaggtttcGCGTACGTCGGCGGCGCTTGCGTGGTGAACAAGAGACTTGAGAAGGTCAACTCTGTTGCCATCATCGAGGATACCGGTGGCTTCTCCGGCATCATTGTGGCTGCTCATGAAGTTGGACATTTGTAAGTATTGTGCTGACCccagtaccgtaaaacggggtgaatagatacagaaaagggttaaaaaaatattggaaaaatgcTCTAACATCTATTTACCCCATTCTTGTCTACTCACACCATTTTAGGTAATATTGTATAAAACCTTCTATTTAACTTAGATAAATGATGTATGCTCCAATCACCAATGTATTGCttgattttatatgttttattcatattttcaaattcaatgaCATACCTATCTATTAGTCCTTTGGAGGAttctttttattcaaaattaagttttaCTTTATCACATCCTGACCTGGCAATATTTCTTAGGGCCTTACAGATTTAACCCATAAAGATGGtactataatttcaaatacttattttttcctTCTCTTACTTGAATCTCTACTTTGGAGTTTCACCTAAGCATTTAACATTACACTCCTTTACACAATTTCTTGAACATTTCAGACTTGGAGCAGTTCACGACGGTAGTCCCCCGCCCTCATATTTGGGAGGCCCTGGAGCTGAGAAGTGTAGGTGGGAGGATGGATACATCATGTCTGACCTGAGGCACACGGAGAAGGGATTCCGGTGGTCACCCTGCAGTGTACAGAGCTTCCATCACTTTTTGAAGTGAGTATTACCTACAAACaggatttattttaagtaaaaggtattttatttttgt is a window from the Spodoptera frugiperda isolate SF20-4 chromosome 10, AGI-APGP_CSIRO_Sfru_2.0, whole genome shotgun sequence genome containing:
- the LOC118277093 gene encoding homologous-pairing protein 2 homolog produces the protein MANEAVLKYLVDTNRPYSCADVTVNLRGAFGKTAIQKALDALSEAGKIKCKLYGKQKVYAAIQTDSVREDEDVTDYDALFKSLTQDLADKTNTLKTIEISLKNLVSTPTTTAAKTQIDEIKNRTEAIEKKLEILKTSTEVISVEDKKKILGEHEKMLKEYRKRKRICSDMLDAVLEGYPKSKKNLLEELCIETDEMVGFKLMGNS